One genomic segment of Candidatus Dadabacteria bacterium includes these proteins:
- the lsrF gene encoding 3-hydroxy-5-phosphonooxypentane-2,4-dione thiolase: protein MDWGMKNRMARIIRPDTGRAVMLALDHGYFLGPTHRLEVPRETITPLLPYADTIMLTRGVLRTSVDPDSGANVVLRVSGGTSIAGPHLEDEGITVDFEEAIRLNVVGVGLSVFVGTEFERQTLLGLSELVNQGEKYGIPVLGITAVGKELEKRDSRYLGLCCRICAELGARIVKTYYCEDFEKVTSSCPVPIVIAGGPKLDTEMDVFNMTHEAISRGAAGVDMGRNIWQRDNPVAIIRAIRGIVHENMTPKQAHELFMELKEESS from the coding sequence ATGGATTGGGGCATGAAAAACAGGATGGCCCGCATTATAAGGCCAGATACCGGAAGGGCGGTTATGCTCGCCCTTGACCACGGTTATTTCCTCGGTCCCACTCACCGCCTTGAGGTTCCCAGAGAAACCATAACTCCTCTTCTCCCTTACGCCGACACCATAATGCTCACGAGGGGAGTGCTAAGAACCTCGGTCGACCCCGACTCGGGAGCCAACGTAGTGCTAAGGGTCTCCGGGGGAACCAGCATCGCGGGCCCGCATCTTGAGGACGAGGGGATTACCGTGGATTTTGAGGAGGCCATAAGGCTTAACGTGGTGGGAGTAGGGCTTTCTGTCTTTGTCGGAACCGAATTTGAGAGACAGACCCTCCTGGGTCTCTCAGAGCTTGTGAACCAAGGGGAGAAATACGGCATTCCGGTTCTCGGAATAACGGCTGTCGGGAAGGAGCTTGAAAAAAGGGACTCAAGGTATCTTGGGCTTTGCTGCAGGATATGCGCGGAACTCGGAGCGCGTATTGTTAAGACCTATTACTGCGAGGATTTCGAGAAGGTGACCAGCAGTTGTCCCGTCCCCATAGTAATCGCGGGCGGTCCGAAGCTCGATACCGAAATGGATGTTTTCAACATGACCCACGAGGCGATATCCAGAGGCGCCGCGGGAGTGGACATGGGAAGAAACATATGGCAGCGTGACAACCCGGTCGCGATTATAAGGGCGATCCGCGGTATCGTTCATGAGAACATGACCCCGAAACAGGCCCACGAGCTTTTCATGGAACTAAAAGAAGAAAGTTCCTAA
- a CDS encoding BMP family ABC transporter substrate-binding protein, producing MRVQDKAFVRRQSAFKHSAATLSSRILPALIYTHPGSSSIFLFLHRSIRPEEKMTGKVLNRTLSANAFLLILPFVVVLFFAVLSCGDDDESGPLVGIVYDEAGKGDKSFNDSAYEGIKRAQEELGTVVSEEITDGTESHREELIRSLAANNDLVIAVGFLFENSIKKVAAEYPDTNFAGIDIQQGNDPPENFASLLFNEAEGSFLVGVAAALTTKTDKVGFIGGLCATPDKLIEKFEAGFIAGVKTVNPDITVKTEYLTGFRDIAGGKRVALRMFGEDADVVFHAAGTSGLGLFDAAKEFSNAEGTEVWAIGVDSDQYQTVEESVREHILTSMLKRVDVAVYNIIEAQKNGEFSGGAVNHDLANNGVDYATSGGFVDDIKDVLEAYKTLIINDVIEVPNDPDNEGCLTPQTY from the coding sequence ATGCGGGTGCAGGACAAAGCTTTTGTCCGACGGCAATCGGCCTTCAAACATTCGGCTGCAACACTCTCCAGTAGAATTCTCCCCGCCCTGATATATACTCATCCGGGTTCTTCATCTATATTTCTTTTTTTGCACAGATCAATCCGACCGGAGGAAAAAATGACTGGCAAAGTTCTGAACCGAACCTTAAGCGCAAACGCGTTCCTGTTGATTCTGCCCTTCGTGGTGGTTCTGTTTTTCGCAGTTCTGTCATGTGGCGACGATGACGAAAGTGGTCCCCTTGTGGGAATAGTCTATGACGAGGCTGGCAAAGGTGACAAATCGTTTAACGATTCCGCCTACGAAGGAATTAAAAGAGCCCAAGAAGAACTTGGAACCGTGGTGAGCGAAGAAATAACCGACGGAACGGAGTCGCACCGCGAGGAATTGATCCGGTCTCTCGCCGCGAACAACGATCTTGTAATAGCGGTCGGATTCTTGTTTGAGAATTCAATAAAAAAGGTCGCCGCGGAGTACCCAGACACCAATTTCGCCGGCATAGACATTCAGCAGGGAAATGACCCTCCTGAGAATTTCGCAAGCCTGCTCTTTAACGAGGCCGAAGGCTCCTTCCTCGTCGGTGTTGCGGCCGCGCTTACGACCAAAACAGATAAAGTCGGTTTTATAGGAGGATTGTGCGCTACTCCGGACAAGCTCATTGAAAAATTCGAGGCGGGGTTCATCGCGGGCGTAAAAACGGTAAATCCGGATATCACGGTCAAAACGGAATATCTGACGGGCTTCCGTGACATTGCTGGGGGCAAGAGAGTAGCGTTGCGCATGTTCGGAGAAGACGCTGATGTCGTCTTTCATGCGGCCGGCACCTCGGGATTGGGACTTTTCGATGCGGCAAAAGAGTTTAGCAATGCAGAAGGAACAGAAGTATGGGCGATAGGAGTCGACTCGGACCAGTACCAGACCGTCGAAGAATCCGTACGGGAACATATACTGACTTCAATGCTGAAAAGAGTGGACGTAGCCGTATACAATATTATCGAAGCACAGAAAAACGGTGAATTCTCAGGCGGAGCAGTAAATCACGATCTCGCAAACAATGGAGTGGACTACGCAACATCTGGGGGCTTTGTAGACGATATAAAAGATGTGCTTGAAGCCTACAAGACCCTCATAATAAATGACGTGATTGAGGTTCCAAACGATCCAGATAACGAAGGTTGCCTGACACCGCAGACTTATTAG
- the bioF gene encoding 8-amino-7-oxononanoate synthase translates to METPDSLEWIEDELKVIRGENLFRTLTEIASGQSPEIIIGGKKHILLASNNYLGLSTDPRVMEAAAQALAEYGTGSGGSRLVSGSSDLHAELERKIAEFKSTEAAILFSSGYLANVGTIAALVGEGDTVFSDELNHASIIDGCRLSRATVKIYPHLDTDSLRRMVSRNRGGGKKLIVTDTVFSMDGDLTDLGEICSISERHGCMLMVDEAHAMGVLGKKGSGATEHFGVEDRVPVVMGTLSKAVGSLGGYVAGSRSLVDFIRNRVRSYIFDTSLPAASLAASIEAIGIIEGEPQRRKHLMDLVDTFKAGLCDMGFNVLPSQSAIVPVLTGEPEATLELASVLRELGIYTPAVRPPSVPAGKCRIRASLMATHTEEHISRALSGFRMAGSLVKSS, encoded by the coding sequence ATGGAAACCCCCGATTCTCTTGAGTGGATTGAGGATGAATTAAAAGTCATCCGGGGGGAGAATCTCTTCAGGACGCTTACGGAGATTGCCTCGGGCCAGTCCCCCGAAATAATAATCGGCGGGAAGAAGCATATACTCCTCGCTTCTAACAACTACCTGGGTCTTTCGACCGACCCGAGGGTGATGGAAGCGGCCGCCCAGGCCCTTGCTGAGTACGGCACGGGTTCTGGGGGGTCGAGGCTCGTCAGCGGAAGTTCCGATCTTCACGCCGAGCTTGAGAGAAAAATAGCGGAATTCAAATCGACCGAGGCCGCGATTCTTTTCTCAAGCGGCTATCTCGCGAACGTGGGAACGATCGCCGCGCTTGTCGGGGAGGGGGACACGGTTTTCAGCGACGAGCTTAACCACGCCTCGATAATAGACGGCTGCAGGCTCTCCCGGGCGACGGTCAAGATCTATCCTCACCTGGATACGGACAGCCTTCGGCGCATGGTTTCCCGAAACCGCGGGGGCGGAAAGAAACTCATAGTTACGGACACGGTATTCAGCATGGACGGTGACCTGACGGACCTCGGGGAGATCTGCTCGATCTCTGAGCGCCACGGCTGCATGCTCATGGTGGACGAGGCCCACGCCATGGGAGTTCTGGGAAAAAAAGGTAGCGGAGCCACCGAGCATTTCGGGGTTGAGGACAGGGTTCCCGTGGTTATGGGCACTCTTTCGAAAGCCGTCGGATCCCTGGGCGGATACGTGGCCGGCAGCCGAAGTCTCGTCGACTTTATCCGAAACAGGGTAAGAAGCTACATTTTCGATACGTCCCTCCCCGCGGCCTCTCTTGCCGCTTCAATCGAGGCGATCGGCATCATAGAGGGCGAACCGCAGAGAAGAAAGCATCTAATGGATCTTGTAGACACGTTCAAGGCGGGACTTTGCGACATGGGATTTAACGTGCTTCCGTCCCAAAGCGCGATAGTGCCCGTATTGACAGGAGAACCGGAAGCTACCCTTGAGCTGGCTTCGGTGCTTCGCGAGCTGGGAATCTACACTCCGGCCGTAAGGCCTCCCTCGGTCCCCGCCGGAAAATGCAGGATAAGAGCGTCGCTTATGGCGACCCACACGGAAGAGCACATATCGCGGGCGCTTTCGGGGTTCAGGATGGCAGGTTCGCTTGTGAAAAGTTCGTGA
- the bioA gene encoding adenosylmethionine--8-amino-7-oxononanoate transaminase, which translates to MSDRSKQIGSYDREFVWHPFTQMKDYARKDPIVIERAEGSYLIDSEGKKYIDGVSSLWVNIHGHGVPEIDGAIKKQLELVSHSTLLGITNPPAAELAKELVEICPPGLKKVFYSGDGASAVEVALKMAFQYWSHKGRPEKRAFLCLDNGYHGDTLGAVSVGGIDIFHKAFSPLLFKTYRAPSYYCYRCPLGETWPGCGIACADEMGKILRENHEEIAAVILEPCVQAAGGMVVAPDGYLAKVREYCTRYDVLMIVDEVATGFGRTGKMFACEHDGVTPDMMVLGKGMTGGYLPLSATITTDEIYEEFLGDYEEFKTFFHGHSYSGNPLSCAAAMGNLEAFRNNDTLSALSEKTEFLENELREFEGLSHVGNVRNKGLMVGIELVSDKKTKKPYEAAERVGWQVAEEALSHEVLIRPLGDVVVLMPPVGIEMDDLAKLLRATYLSIKKVTEEG; encoded by the coding sequence ATGAGCGACAGATCAAAGCAGATAGGATCCTACGACAGGGAATTCGTCTGGCACCCCTTTACCCAGATGAAAGATTATGCGCGCAAGGACCCCATAGTGATTGAGCGCGCGGAGGGCTCCTACTTAATAGATTCCGAGGGAAAAAAATACATAGACGGCGTTTCCTCTCTCTGGGTCAACATCCATGGCCACGGGGTTCCCGAGATCGACGGAGCCATAAAAAAACAGCTTGAGCTTGTAAGCCACAGCACGCTTTTGGGCATAACCAACCCACCAGCCGCGGAACTCGCCAAGGAACTTGTGGAAATCTGTCCCCCGGGACTCAAGAAAGTTTTTTATTCGGGCGACGGGGCAAGTGCCGTCGAGGTTGCGCTCAAGATGGCGTTTCAGTACTGGTCTCACAAGGGCAGGCCGGAGAAAAGAGCGTTTCTCTGCCTTGATAACGGTTATCACGGCGACACTCTGGGGGCCGTCTCGGTCGGGGGAATCGATATTTTTCACAAGGCTTTCTCGCCGCTTCTCTTTAAGACCTACAGGGCTCCTTCCTACTACTGCTACAGGTGTCCGCTCGGCGAGACCTGGCCTGGGTGCGGGATTGCGTGCGCGGATGAGATGGGAAAAATACTCAGGGAAAACCACGAGGAGATAGCAGCCGTCATACTTGAGCCGTGCGTTCAAGCTGCAGGAGGGATGGTGGTGGCTCCCGACGGTTATCTGGCGAAAGTAAGGGAGTACTGCACCCGCTACGATGTGCTCATGATAGTTGATGAGGTGGCTACGGGTTTCGGCAGAACGGGGAAGATGTTTGCGTGCGAACACGACGGGGTGACGCCTGACATGATGGTTCTCGGAAAGGGGATGACCGGGGGATACCTTCCGCTCTCGGCCACCATAACGACCGACGAGATCTACGAGGAGTTTTTGGGAGACTACGAGGAATTTAAAACTTTCTTTCACGGCCACAGCTACTCGGGCAATCCTCTTTCGTGCGCGGCCGCTATGGGGAATCTCGAGGCCTTTCGAAATAACGACACCCTCTCGGCCCTTTCAGAAAAAACGGAGTTTCTGGAGAATGAGCTTCGCGAATTCGAGGGTCTTTCCCACGTCGGGAACGTGAGAAACAAGGGACTTATGGTCGGAATAGAGCTTGTAAGCGACAAGAAGACGAAAAAACCCTACGAGGCGGCGGAGAGAGTGGGATGGCAAGTCGCCGAGGAAGCGCTCTCGCACGAGGTTCTGATAAGGCCGCTCGGGGACGTGGTAGTGCTCATGCCGCCGGTGGGAATCGAGATGGACGATCTAGCGAAGCTTCTGCGGGCGACCTATCTTTCCATAAAAAAGGTAACCGAAGAGGGTTAG
- the bioB gene encoding biotin synthase BioB, with amino-acid sequence MPLDLILRGNQIDILDVVSEKLLEKEEDITFEDALALSELPAERLSELISLARKVTLKYKGDGVFLRSIISAQTGNCPEDCSFCSQSAHFDTEIEAHPLMAAERILGAARQAEKMGAMDFCIVISAKGPTPRIFKKVLEAVDLLCAETNLKVGCSLGDLTREQAYELRDHGVWRYNHNIETCRSHFPSICTTHSYDDRLKTALLVKETGMNLCSGGILGMGESIRQRMEFAFEIRDLNPTWVPINFLDPRPGTPFENLETIQPLEAVRTISIYRLVLPDKIIMTAGGREVTLRDLQAMGLVAGANAMILGNYLTTPGRSPRDDLRMLDDLQMPVRKEILN; translated from the coding sequence ATTCCCCTAGACTTAATACTCAGAGGCAACCAAATAGACATTCTTGACGTCGTTTCCGAAAAACTTCTCGAAAAAGAGGAAGACATAACTTTTGAAGACGCCCTGGCGCTCTCGGAACTTCCCGCCGAGCGCCTCTCGGAACTTATATCGCTTGCGAGAAAGGTGACTCTCAAATATAAGGGCGACGGGGTGTTTCTGCGCTCGATAATAAGCGCCCAGACGGGAAACTGTCCCGAGGACTGCTCTTTCTGTTCCCAGTCGGCCCATTTCGATACCGAGATTGAGGCTCACCCGCTTATGGCGGCGGAGAGAATACTCGGAGCTGCGAGGCAGGCGGAGAAAATGGGCGCCATGGATTTCTGCATAGTGATAAGCGCCAAGGGCCCGACGCCCAGGATATTCAAAAAGGTTCTCGAGGCCGTTGACCTTCTCTGCGCGGAAACGAACCTAAAGGTCGGTTGCTCTCTGGGGGATCTGACAAGAGAACAGGCCTATGAACTAAGGGACCACGGGGTGTGGAGATACAACCACAATATAGAGACCTGCAGAAGCCATTTCCCCAGCATATGCACTACCCACAGCTACGATGACAGGCTCAAGACCGCTCTTCTGGTAAAGGAAACCGGCATGAATCTCTGCTCGGGCGGCATACTAGGCATGGGAGAGAGCATACGTCAGAGAATGGAGTTCGCTTTCGAGATAAGGGATCTTAACCCCACCTGGGTTCCGATAAACTTCCTTGACCCGAGACCCGGGACCCCGTTTGAGAACCTCGAGACCATACAGCCGCTTGAAGCCGTAAGAACAATCTCGATTTACAGGCTCGTGCTTCCGGACAAGATAATAATGACTGCAGGGGGAAGGGAAGTGACGCTTCGCGATCTCCAGGCAATGGGTCTTGTGGCTGGGGCAAACGCCATGATCCTCGGCAACTACCTTACCACTCCCGGACGCTCGCCGCGCGATGATCTCAGGATGCTTGACGACCTGCAGATGCCGGTCAGGAAAGAAATTCTAAACTAG
- a CDS encoding 2-deoxyribonucleoside glycosidase — protein MKKIYIASPLGFSEASRGFYYERLLPLVRESGFEVLDPWDIGFKIPAPEAEKEAWRRFNALVGEKNTKAIESSDGVLAVLDGTDVDSGTASEIGYAFALGKKILGYRGDFRLTGDNLGSTVNLQVEYFIRKSGGTIVRSIEELADAVGDVFSG, from the coding sequence ATGAAGAAAATCTATATAGCGAGTCCGCTGGGATTCTCGGAAGCCAGCCGGGGTTTTTACTACGAGCGGCTTCTGCCTCTCGTGAGAGAATCAGGTTTCGAGGTCCTTGATCCGTGGGATATAGGCTTTAAAATCCCTGCCCCCGAAGCGGAAAAAGAGGCATGGAGGCGTTTCAACGCGCTTGTCGGAGAGAAAAACACAAAGGCGATAGAGTCCTCAGACGGGGTGCTCGCCGTTTTGGACGGCACGGACGTTGACAGCGGCACCGCTTCGGAGATAGGCTACGCTTTCGCTCTCGGGAAGAAGATTCTCGGCTACAGGGGGGATTTTCGTCTCACGGGAGATAACCTGGGGAGCACCGTGAACCTTCAGGTCGAGTACTTCATACGAAAAAGCGGCGGTACGATAGTGCGCTCCATAGAGGAACTTGCGGACGCTGTTGGGGATGTTTTTTCCGGATGA
- a CDS encoding aldehyde dehydrogenase, producing the protein MPDAEIKCNLFIDGEEKTPASGSYSIRENPATEEPLAQVAQGGPEDVDAAVQAAERAFPAWSRLPASERAKYLLRIAQMLSDNRDKISLINTRETGKPIRESSAVEIGGSVRTLEYYSGAHTRLNGETLQVNENQISLTIREPVGVAAHIIPWNFPLLLSFWKIAPALVAGCTVVIKPAELTSCGIFEVAKLCSEAGLPDGVLNVVPGEGSVAGQALTEHPGIGKIAFTGSTEVGKNVMKTAAGQIKRVSLELGGKAPCIVFQDANVEGAVEACLRGGFFNQGENCTAVTRLMLHEKIYDEFLSSYLDRISKIRIGDPEDPETEFGTVISKEHFENVMNYIEKGVSEGARVVAGGNRPEGFEKGYYIAPTVIEDIPPGSVLLREEIFGPVVCVIPFKTEEEAVAAANDVEYGLAGGIWTQDINRALRVAKAVKAGYLWVNTYGGIIPETPYGGFKQSGIGKELGAEGIDNYLETKCVNIFTGESTGKWYKG; encoded by the coding sequence ATGCCGGACGCAGAAATAAAGTGCAATCTTTTCATTGACGGCGAGGAAAAAACGCCTGCAAGCGGTTCCTATTCAATAAGGGAGAACCCGGCAACGGAAGAACCCCTGGCGCAGGTCGCCCAGGGAGGACCGGAGGACGTTGACGCGGCGGTGCAGGCCGCCGAGCGAGCCTTTCCGGCGTGGTCGAGACTCCCTGCATCGGAACGGGCCAAATATCTCCTTCGGATCGCCCAGATGCTCTCCGACAACAGGGACAAGATCTCCCTTATAAATACCCGTGAGACCGGAAAACCCATCCGTGAAAGCAGCGCAGTAGAGATAGGCGGTTCGGTGAGAACCCTTGAGTACTACTCCGGCGCGCACACTCGCCTAAACGGAGAAACCTTGCAGGTAAACGAAAACCAGATATCTCTCACGATAAGGGAACCCGTGGGGGTTGCGGCGCATATAATCCCCTGGAACTTTCCCCTTCTTCTTTCCTTCTGGAAAATAGCCCCCGCGCTTGTGGCAGGATGCACCGTGGTCATAAAACCCGCGGAACTCACTTCGTGCGGAATCTTCGAGGTAGCGAAGCTCTGCTCCGAGGCAGGGCTTCCCGACGGCGTGCTTAACGTGGTGCCCGGAGAGGGATCCGTAGCCGGCCAGGCGCTTACCGAGCACCCCGGTATAGGAAAGATAGCTTTTACGGGCTCGACCGAGGTCGGAAAAAACGTCATGAAAACAGCGGCGGGACAAATAAAAAGGGTTTCTCTTGAACTTGGCGGCAAGGCTCCCTGCATAGTTTTTCAGGACGCAAACGTCGAGGGAGCAGTGGAGGCGTGTCTTCGCGGAGGATTTTTCAACCAGGGAGAGAACTGTACAGCCGTTACCAGGCTAATGCTTCACGAAAAGATATACGATGAGTTTCTCTCCTCTTATCTTGACAGAATCTCGAAGATAAGAATCGGAGACCCCGAGGACCCGGAAACTGAGTTCGGGACGGTGATTTCAAAGGAACACTTTGAGAACGTAATGAACTACATCGAAAAAGGCGTCTCAGAGGGAGCCCGGGTGGTCGCCGGAGGGAACCGCCCCGAGGGGTTCGAGAAGGGTTACTACATAGCACCAACCGTTATAGAGGACATCCCTCCCGGCTCGGTTCTTCTGCGCGAGGAGATCTTCGGGCCGGTGGTCTGTGTCATCCCCTTTAAAACCGAGGAAGAGGCCGTCGCGGCGGCAAATGACGTCGAGTACGGACTCGCCGGAGGAATCTGGACCCAGGACATAAACCGCGCGCTTCGGGTCGCGAAGGCCGTAAAGGCCGGATACCTCTGGGTAAACACCTACGGGGGCATAATCCCCGAAACTCCCTACGGGGGATTTAAGCAGAGCGGAATCGGAAAAGAACTCGGGGCCGAGGGGATAGACAACTACCTTGAGACCAAGTGCGTTAACATCTTTACCGGGGAAAGCACCGGGAAGTGGTACAAAGGGTAG